The window GGCCCGGCCCCACAGGAAATAGGCCGCCACCGAGGCCATGACCCCGACGTAGAGCACCGCGCCGACCACCGCCGGGGTCACGGGCGCCCCGCCCGGGGGCAGGCCGTGGGCCTCCCACAGCGCCCAGGGCACGAGCCCTGCGGCGCCCAGGGCGAAGGTCGCGGCCAGCAGGGCGCCCTGGTCCAGCTCCGCCGGGCGGCGGCGCAGCAGCACGCTGTAGATGGAAAACAGCAGCGCCGCCAGGAGCATCAGCGCGTCGCCGGGGTTGAAGCGCAGCTCCAGCAGCCGCGCGGGCTCGCCGCGCGTGACCAGCAGCACCACCCCGCACACGGCCACCCCGGCCCCGGCAAAGGCCCGGGCCGTGACCCGCTCGCCCAGAAACAGGGCCGAGATGGTCATCAGGAACACCGGGGTGGAGGTGGCGATGAGGGCCATGTTCAGGGCCTCGGTGTGCCGCCCGGCGATGTAGATGAGGGTGTTGAAGGTGGACACGCCAAGCAGCGCCGAAACCAGGACGTAGCCCAGGTGGCGGCGCAGGAGCGCCCGCTGGCGCACGGCGGCGGCCAGCCCGAAGGGCAGGATGGCCACCGTGGCCGTGGCCCAGCGCAACAGCGCCAGGCGCACCGGGGGGAAGACCTCGCCCAGCCCGCGCGAGACCACGAAGTTGCCCGACCAGATCACGGTGGCGGCCAGGGCGCACAGGCAGCCGACGAGAAACGCGGAACGGCGCATGGCAAAGGGATCCGGCGGGTTCAGCGGCCGCCGTGGGCGGCCAGGATGCGTTCGATGAGCCCGGTGGTGGCGTAGCCGGGCAGAAGCGGCAGGGACAGCACGCGCCCCCCGGCGGCCTCGACCACCTCGCGGCCCACGATGCGCTCCACGCTCCAGTCCCCGCCCTTGACCAGCACCTCGGGGCGCAGCTCGCGGATGAGTTCCAGGGGCGTGTCCTCGGCAAAGGAGGTCACCAGATCGGTGCAGGCCAGGGCGGCCAGCACGAACATGCGGTCCGCCACGGGGTTCACGGGGCGCGCAGGGCCCTTGAGGCGGCGCACCGAGGCGTCGTCGTTCACGCCGACCACCAGCAGGTCGCCCTGGGCCCGGGCCCGGGCCAGCAGGTCGGCGTGGCCGGGGTGCAGGATGTCGAAGCAGCCGTTGGTGAAGACCACGCGGCGCCCGGGGCGCAGGGCCGCCAGCCGCGCGGCGGCCTCGGCCCGGGGCACGACCTTGGGGCAGGGCGGCAGGGCGGCGGGGCTCACCGGCGCACCTCCAGGCCCGGGCAGGCGCCGAAGAGCACCAGGGTCAGCCAGTCCTGGGCGAACTCCAGGCGCGCGGCCTCGTCGGCCAGCACGGCCTCGGCCCGGCCCGGGGCCATGTCCAGGCGCTCCAGCAGGCCGGTGTCGCGGATGAAATCGGCGAAGGAATCGAGCTGGTACAACGCCAGGGCGGCCATGTTGGCCCGGCGCGGGTCGATGGGCCGCCCGGTGTCCTTGATGCGGGCCATCAGGCGCATGGTGCGGTCGTTGCTGGCGTTGTAGACGGCCAGCTCCTGGTCCGCCAGCCAGGTGGCCGGGGTGAAGGTGCTGTCCTGCCCGAAGCCCTTG is drawn from Desulfocurvus vexinensis DSM 17965 and contains these coding sequences:
- a CDS encoding DMT family transporter; translated protein: MRRSAFLVGCLCALAATVIWSGNFVVSRGLGEVFPPVRLALLRWATATVAILPFGLAAAVRQRALLRRHLGYVLVSALLGVSTFNTLIYIAGRHTEALNMALIATSTPVFLMTISALFLGERVTARAFAGAGVAVCGVVLLVTRGEPARLLELRFNPGDALMLLAALLFSIYSVLLRRRPAELDQGALLAATFALGAAGLVPWALWEAHGLPPGGAPVTPAVVGAVLYVGVMASVAAYFLWGRALEQAGPTAAGLIYYTLPLFSGLEAAVLLGEPMTWVHAVSGGLIVGGIALATLRRGS
- the rfaE2 gene encoding D-glycero-beta-D-manno-heptose 1-phosphate adenylyltransferase, producing MSPAALPPCPKVVPRAEAAARLAALRPGRRVVFTNGCFDILHPGHADLLARARAQGDLLVVGVNDDASVRRLKGPARPVNPVADRMFVLAALACTDLVTSFAEDTPLELIRELRPEVLVKGGDWSVERIVGREVVEAAGGRVLSLPLLPGYATTGLIERILAAHGGR